In one window of Carassius auratus strain Wakin unplaced genomic scaffold, ASM336829v1 scaf_tig00214358, whole genome shotgun sequence DNA:
- the LOC113091908 gene encoding protein transport protein Sec24B-like isoform X2, translating into MSTQGYANPSSSVNNYSMKSTQNGGGAAASAASCQNGPGQTYPAMYPAPSYYSSALPAAYPTVTGHSASPAGKTPVSSTGYSGNYYQNSSGPSPCPAPPRTHQYSTSDAPGQSFQQTAPYAMPAGYYRQTCSRPSQGQTQPQAQQLQPGLVPASSGNNLCAPLYPIVSYPSAPGSGQYGTLRSSQTAAEQLPVSTVMPPPPTQSSLQQYSQGIGTTPTPAHLGYGAPPRSQTATVNGQSNAVQQHHDQNLHNPMGHHYAAAPPHSQGPDKERPPSGTPGTSVHSSPRHHPGGDSSSTTTGSASPVPNSYESLEGGGYSDLAGPPTSVPSKQAPPFGYNYPTMHPAYQQNPAPRSDSSLSQGGYNPPGYQPYSQPFPSLSELSSALGGLSGVPELEVETLRPVNLLQERNILPPKRAPPPEPNLSNDLRKVNCSPDTFRCTLTNIPQTQALLNKARLPLGLLLHPFRDLTQLPVITSNTIVRCRSCRTYINPFVSFLDQRRWKCNLCYRVNDVPDEFMYNPVTRSYGEPHKRPEVQNSTVEFIASSDYMLRPPQPAVYLFVLDVSHNAVESGYLNVFCQSFLDNLEKLPGDTRTRIGFVTFDSTVHFYNLQEGLSQPQMLVVSDIDDVFIPTHDNLLVNLKESKELVKDLLNALPGMFMHTRETQSALGPALQAAYKLMCPTGGRVSVFQTQLPTLGAGLLQSREDPNLRSSTKNVQHLGPATDFYKKLALDCSGQQIGVDLFLLSSQYSDLASLACVSKYSAGSVFYYPSFHHVHNPALSQKFQKDLQRYLTRKIGFEAVMRIRCTKGLSIHTFHGNFFVRSTDLLSLANVNPDSGFAVQMSIEESLADTSLACFQAALLYTSSKGKRRIRVHTLCLPVVSQLSEVFAGADIQAITCLLANMAIDRSISSSLSDARDALVNAVVDCLTSYRANGSNIQPSGLIAPAALRLFPLYVLALLKQKALRTGTSTRLDERVFSMCELKSQPLQQIMSMVHPDLYRIDNMTEQAALHLNDSVIPQPPLLQLTAEKLTREGAFLMDCGSVMYLWVGKCCDETFIRDVLGYPNYSSLPSNMTEIPELQTIYSERTRAFISWLLESRTFPPAFHVVKDDGSTKTSFFQHLVEDRTESTFSYYEFLLHIQQQMSK; encoded by the exons ATGTCCACACAGGGTTACGCCAATCCGAGCTCGTCCGTGAATAATTACAGCATGAAATCAACTCAAAACGGAGGCGGAGCGGCGGCGTCAGCGGCGTCCTGTCAGAACG GTCCAGGACAGACGTACCCTGCCATGTATCCAGCTCCCAGCTACTATAGTTCTGCTCTGCCCGCAGCTTACCCCACCGTGACGGGACACAGTGCTTCTCCTGCTGGCAAAACCCCAGTTTCAAGCACAGGGTATAGTGGGAACTACTACCAGAACAGCTCAGGGCCGTCACCATGTCCAGCACCACCAAGAACGCATCAGTACTCCACCTCAGATGCTCCGGGACAGTCATTCCAGCAGACTGCACCGTACGCTATGCCAGCCGGATATTACAGACAGACATGTAGTCGCCCCTCACAGGGGCAAACTCAGCCCCAAGCTCAGCAGCTGCAGCCAGGCTTAGTGCCAGCATCCAGTGGCAACAACCTCTGTGCCCCGCTGTACCCCATCGTTTCTTACCCATCAGCCCCTGGGAGCGGCCAGTACGGCACACTGAGATCCTCCCAAACCGCCGCTGAGCAGCTGCCTGTTTCTACAGTAATGCCACCACCACCGACCCAGAGTTCTTTGCAACAGTATTCTCAAGGGATCGGGACCACGCCCACACCAGCTCACCTGGGCTACGGAGCCCCGCCTCGCAGTCAAACAGCCACTGTCAACGGCCAATCAAATGCAG TTCAACAACACCATGATCAAAACCTCCACAACCCCATGGGCCATCATTACGCCGCAGCCCCTCCACACTCACAGGGCCCTGATAAAGAGAGACCACCCTCAGGAACGCCAGGCACCTCTGTGCATTCCTCACCACGACACCATCCAG GTGGAGACAGCTCGTCTACAACAACAGGCAGCGCCTCTCCGGTTCCCAACAGTTATGAGTCTCTAGAAGGCGGTGGTTATTCGG ATCTTGCAGGTCCTCCAACTAGTGTTCCTTCCAAACAAGCTCCACCATTCGGATACAATTATCCAACCATGCATCCTGCTTACCAACAAAACCCCGCCCCCAGGTCAGACTCCTCCCTCTCTCAAGGAGGATACAACCCACCAGGATACCAGCCGTACTCGCAG cCCTTCCCATCTCTGTCTGAGCTGTCCTCAGCGTTAGGAGGCCTGAGCGGCGTTCCTGAACTGGAGGTTGAAACCTTGAGACCCGTGAATCTACTCCAGGAGAGAAACATCCTTCCTCCCAAACGTGCACCTCCACCGGAGCCCAACCTGAGTAATGACCTGCGCAAGGTCAACTGCAGCCCCGA CACTTTTCGCTGTACACTCACTAACATTCCCCAGACTCAAGCGCTGTTGAATAAAGCTCGTCTGCCTCTTGGATTACTGCTGCATCCTTTCAGAGATTTAACG CAGTTACCAGTCATCACCTCGAACACTATAGTTCGTTGTCGATCATGTCGGACGTATATAAACCCTTTTGTTTCGTTTCTGGATCAGCGCAGGTGGAAGTGTAATCTGTGTTACCGAGTCAATGATG TCCCTGATGAGTTCATGTATAATCCTGTAACTCGTTCATACGGTGAGCCTCACAAGAGACCGGAGGTCCAGAATTCAACTGTGGAGTTCATCGCCTCCTCTGATTACATG CTTCGGCCTCCTCAGCCTGCTGTGTACCTGTTCGTGTTGGATGTGTCCCACAATGCTGTGGAGTCGGGCTACTTGAATGTGTTTTGCCAGTCATTTCTGGACAACCTAGAAAA GTTGCCCGGAGATACTCGTACACGTATCGGGTTTGTGACGTTTGACAGCACCGTCCACTTCTATAACCTGCAGGAGGGTCTTTCTCAGCCTCAGATGCTGGTGGTGTCTGATATCGATG ATGTCTTCATCCCAACACACGACAATCTGCTGGTGAATCTCAAAGAGAGTAAAGAG CTGGTGAAGGACCTGCTGAATGCGCTGCCGGGGATGTTCATGCACACGCGTGAGACTCAGAGCGCTCTGGGTCCGGCTCTACAGGCGGCGTATAAACTCATGTGCCCGACAGGAGGCCGGGTGTCCGTGTTTCAGACCCAGCTGCCCACCCTCGGCGCTGGACTCCTGCAGTCACGGGAAGACCCCAACCTCAGATCTAGCACCAAG AATGTCCAGCACTTGGGTCCTGCTACAGACTTCTACAAGAAACTGGCTCTGGACTGTTCAGGACAGCAGATCGGAGTGGATCTGTTCTTACTGAGCTCCCAGTACTCAGACCTGGCTTCTTTAG CATGTGTGTCCAAATACTCAGCCGGCAGTGTCTTTTACTACCCGTCCTTCCATCATGTTCACAATCCCGCGCTGAGCCAGAAATTCCAGAAAGATCTGCAGCGATACCTCACCAGAAAGATCGGATTTGAAGCCGTCATGAGGATCAGATGCACCAAAG GCTTGTCCATCCACACTTTCCATGGCAACTTCTTTGTGCGCTCTACTGATCTGCTCTCTTTGGCCAACGTGAACCCGGACTCTGGTTTCGCTGTGCAGATGTCCATCGAGGAGAGTTTAGCTGATACGTCACTTGCTTGTTTTCAGGCGGCTCTTCTTTACACGTCAAGCAAAG GTAAACGTCGAATCCGAGTGCACACTCTGTGTCTGCCGGTGGTCAGTCAGTTGAGTGAAGTGTTTGCTGGAGCCGATATCCAGGCCATCACATGCCTGCTGGCAAACATGG CTATCGATCGCTCCATCTCCTCCAGTCTGTCTGACGCCAGAGATGCATTAGTTAATGCTGTGGTGGATTGTTTAACGTCGTATCGCGCTAACGGCTCAAACATCCAGCCCTCCGGCCTGATCGCCCCTGCCGCCCTGCGTCTCTTCCCTCTATATGTACTCGCTCTGCTCAAACAG AAGGCTCTGCGGACCGGCACCAGCACCCGTCTGGATGAGCGAGTGTTTTCCATGTGCGAGTTGAAGAGTCAGCCGCTGCAGCAGATCATGAGCATGGTTCATCCAGACCTGTACCGCATCGACAACATGACCGAACAG GCGGCGCTGCACCTGAATGACTCTGTGATTCCTCAGCCTCCCTTACTGCAGCTCACTGCAGAGAAACTCACTAGAGAGGGAGCCTTCCTCATGGACTGTGGCAGC GTGATGTATTTGTGGGTGGGGAAGTGCTGTGACGAGACATTCATACGGGACGTGTTGGGCTACCCCAATTATTCATCCTTACCCTCCAAcatg ACTGAGATCCCTGAGCTGCAGACGATTTATTCAGAGCGAACCCGAGCGTTCATTTCTTGGCTACTGGAGTCTAGAACCTTCCCTCCTGCTTTTCATGTGGTCAA GGACGATGGCTCGACCAAGACCAGTTTTTTCCAGCACCTCGTGGAGGACCGCACTGAATCTACCTTCTCTTATTATGAGTTCTTGCTTCACATTCAGCAGCAGATGTCGAAGTAG
- the LOC113091908 gene encoding protein transport protein Sec24B-like isoform X1: MSTQGYANPSSSVNNYSMKSTQNGGGAAASAASCQNGPGQTYPAMYPAPSYYSSALPAAYPTVTGHSASPAGKTPVSSTGYSGNYYQNSSGPSPCPAPPRTHQYSTSDAPGQSFQQTAPYAMPAGYYRQTCSRPSQGQTQPQAQQLQPGLVPASSGNNLCAPLYPIVSYPSAPGSGQYGTLRSSQTAAEQLPVSTVMPPPPTQSSLQQYSQGIGTTPTPAHLGYGAPPRSQTATVNGQSNAVQQHHDQNLHNPMGHHYAAAPPHSQGPDKERPPSGTPGTSVHSSPRHHPGLLYGDRGVNNAVSSAAGDHSSSSSDHEEEDEEDEEAGGDSSSTTTGSASPVPNSYESLEGGGYSDLAGPPTSVPSKQAPPFGYNYPTMHPAYQQNPAPRSDSSLSQGGYNPPGYQPYSQPFPSLSELSSALGGLSGVPELEVETLRPVNLLQERNILPPKRAPPPEPNLSNDLRKVNCSPDTFRCTLTNIPQTQALLNKARLPLGLLLHPFRDLTQLPVITSNTIVRCRSCRTYINPFVSFLDQRRWKCNLCYRVNDVPDEFMYNPVTRSYGEPHKRPEVQNSTVEFIASSDYMLRPPQPAVYLFVLDVSHNAVESGYLNVFCQSFLDNLEKLPGDTRTRIGFVTFDSTVHFYNLQEGLSQPQMLVVSDIDDVFIPTHDNLLVNLKESKELVKDLLNALPGMFMHTRETQSALGPALQAAYKLMCPTGGRVSVFQTQLPTLGAGLLQSREDPNLRSSTKNVQHLGPATDFYKKLALDCSGQQIGVDLFLLSSQYSDLASLACVSKYSAGSVFYYPSFHHVHNPALSQKFQKDLQRYLTRKIGFEAVMRIRCTKGLSIHTFHGNFFVRSTDLLSLANVNPDSGFAVQMSIEESLADTSLACFQAALLYTSSKGKRRIRVHTLCLPVVSQLSEVFAGADIQAITCLLANMAIDRSISSSLSDARDALVNAVVDCLTSYRANGSNIQPSGLIAPAALRLFPLYVLALLKQKALRTGTSTRLDERVFSMCELKSQPLQQIMSMVHPDLYRIDNMTEQAALHLNDSVIPQPPLLQLTAEKLTREGAFLMDCGSVMYLWVGKCCDETFIRDVLGYPNYSSLPSNMTEIPELQTIYSERTRAFISWLLESRTFPPAFHVVKDDGSTKTSFFQHLVEDRTESTFSYYEFLLHIQQQMSK; encoded by the exons ATGTCCACACAGGGTTACGCCAATCCGAGCTCGTCCGTGAATAATTACAGCATGAAATCAACTCAAAACGGAGGCGGAGCGGCGGCGTCAGCGGCGTCCTGTCAGAACG GTCCAGGACAGACGTACCCTGCCATGTATCCAGCTCCCAGCTACTATAGTTCTGCTCTGCCCGCAGCTTACCCCACCGTGACGGGACACAGTGCTTCTCCTGCTGGCAAAACCCCAGTTTCAAGCACAGGGTATAGTGGGAACTACTACCAGAACAGCTCAGGGCCGTCACCATGTCCAGCACCACCAAGAACGCATCAGTACTCCACCTCAGATGCTCCGGGACAGTCATTCCAGCAGACTGCACCGTACGCTATGCCAGCCGGATATTACAGACAGACATGTAGTCGCCCCTCACAGGGGCAAACTCAGCCCCAAGCTCAGCAGCTGCAGCCAGGCTTAGTGCCAGCATCCAGTGGCAACAACCTCTGTGCCCCGCTGTACCCCATCGTTTCTTACCCATCAGCCCCTGGGAGCGGCCAGTACGGCACACTGAGATCCTCCCAAACCGCCGCTGAGCAGCTGCCTGTTTCTACAGTAATGCCACCACCACCGACCCAGAGTTCTTTGCAACAGTATTCTCAAGGGATCGGGACCACGCCCACACCAGCTCACCTGGGCTACGGAGCCCCGCCTCGCAGTCAAACAGCCACTGTCAACGGCCAATCAAATGCAG TTCAACAACACCATGATCAAAACCTCCACAACCCCATGGGCCATCATTACGCCGCAGCCCCTCCACACTCACAGGGCCCTGATAAAGAGAGACCACCCTCAGGAACGCCAGGCACCTCTGTGCATTCCTCACCACGACACCATCCAG GGCTGCTGTACGGTGACCGTGGGGTGAATAACGCTGTTAGCTCGGCCGCGGGCGACCACTCCTCATCCAGTTCTGAccatgaggaagaggatgaggaggatgaggaagcaG GTGGAGACAGCTCGTCTACAACAACAGGCAGCGCCTCTCCGGTTCCCAACAGTTATGAGTCTCTAGAAGGCGGTGGTTATTCGG ATCTTGCAGGTCCTCCAACTAGTGTTCCTTCCAAACAAGCTCCACCATTCGGATACAATTATCCAACCATGCATCCTGCTTACCAACAAAACCCCGCCCCCAGGTCAGACTCCTCCCTCTCTCAAGGAGGATACAACCCACCAGGATACCAGCCGTACTCGCAG cCCTTCCCATCTCTGTCTGAGCTGTCCTCAGCGTTAGGAGGCCTGAGCGGCGTTCCTGAACTGGAGGTTGAAACCTTGAGACCCGTGAATCTACTCCAGGAGAGAAACATCCTTCCTCCCAAACGTGCACCTCCACCGGAGCCCAACCTGAGTAATGACCTGCGCAAGGTCAACTGCAGCCCCGA CACTTTTCGCTGTACACTCACTAACATTCCCCAGACTCAAGCGCTGTTGAATAAAGCTCGTCTGCCTCTTGGATTACTGCTGCATCCTTTCAGAGATTTAACG CAGTTACCAGTCATCACCTCGAACACTATAGTTCGTTGTCGATCATGTCGGACGTATATAAACCCTTTTGTTTCGTTTCTGGATCAGCGCAGGTGGAAGTGTAATCTGTGTTACCGAGTCAATGATG TCCCTGATGAGTTCATGTATAATCCTGTAACTCGTTCATACGGTGAGCCTCACAAGAGACCGGAGGTCCAGAATTCAACTGTGGAGTTCATCGCCTCCTCTGATTACATG CTTCGGCCTCCTCAGCCTGCTGTGTACCTGTTCGTGTTGGATGTGTCCCACAATGCTGTGGAGTCGGGCTACTTGAATGTGTTTTGCCAGTCATTTCTGGACAACCTAGAAAA GTTGCCCGGAGATACTCGTACACGTATCGGGTTTGTGACGTTTGACAGCACCGTCCACTTCTATAACCTGCAGGAGGGTCTTTCTCAGCCTCAGATGCTGGTGGTGTCTGATATCGATG ATGTCTTCATCCCAACACACGACAATCTGCTGGTGAATCTCAAAGAGAGTAAAGAG CTGGTGAAGGACCTGCTGAATGCGCTGCCGGGGATGTTCATGCACACGCGTGAGACTCAGAGCGCTCTGGGTCCGGCTCTACAGGCGGCGTATAAACTCATGTGCCCGACAGGAGGCCGGGTGTCCGTGTTTCAGACCCAGCTGCCCACCCTCGGCGCTGGACTCCTGCAGTCACGGGAAGACCCCAACCTCAGATCTAGCACCAAG AATGTCCAGCACTTGGGTCCTGCTACAGACTTCTACAAGAAACTGGCTCTGGACTGTTCAGGACAGCAGATCGGAGTGGATCTGTTCTTACTGAGCTCCCAGTACTCAGACCTGGCTTCTTTAG CATGTGTGTCCAAATACTCAGCCGGCAGTGTCTTTTACTACCCGTCCTTCCATCATGTTCACAATCCCGCGCTGAGCCAGAAATTCCAGAAAGATCTGCAGCGATACCTCACCAGAAAGATCGGATTTGAAGCCGTCATGAGGATCAGATGCACCAAAG GCTTGTCCATCCACACTTTCCATGGCAACTTCTTTGTGCGCTCTACTGATCTGCTCTCTTTGGCCAACGTGAACCCGGACTCTGGTTTCGCTGTGCAGATGTCCATCGAGGAGAGTTTAGCTGATACGTCACTTGCTTGTTTTCAGGCGGCTCTTCTTTACACGTCAAGCAAAG GTAAACGTCGAATCCGAGTGCACACTCTGTGTCTGCCGGTGGTCAGTCAGTTGAGTGAAGTGTTTGCTGGAGCCGATATCCAGGCCATCACATGCCTGCTGGCAAACATGG CTATCGATCGCTCCATCTCCTCCAGTCTGTCTGACGCCAGAGATGCATTAGTTAATGCTGTGGTGGATTGTTTAACGTCGTATCGCGCTAACGGCTCAAACATCCAGCCCTCCGGCCTGATCGCCCCTGCCGCCCTGCGTCTCTTCCCTCTATATGTACTCGCTCTGCTCAAACAG AAGGCTCTGCGGACCGGCACCAGCACCCGTCTGGATGAGCGAGTGTTTTCCATGTGCGAGTTGAAGAGTCAGCCGCTGCAGCAGATCATGAGCATGGTTCATCCAGACCTGTACCGCATCGACAACATGACCGAACAG GCGGCGCTGCACCTGAATGACTCTGTGATTCCTCAGCCTCCCTTACTGCAGCTCACTGCAGAGAAACTCACTAGAGAGGGAGCCTTCCTCATGGACTGTGGCAGC GTGATGTATTTGTGGGTGGGGAAGTGCTGTGACGAGACATTCATACGGGACGTGTTGGGCTACCCCAATTATTCATCCTTACCCTCCAAcatg ACTGAGATCCCTGAGCTGCAGACGATTTATTCAGAGCGAACCCGAGCGTTCATTTCTTGGCTACTGGAGTCTAGAACCTTCCCTCCTGCTTTTCATGTGGTCAA GGACGATGGCTCGACCAAGACCAGTTTTTTCCAGCACCTCGTGGAGGACCGCACTGAATCTACCTTCTCTTATTATGAGTTCTTGCTTCACATTCAGCAGCAGATGTCGAAGTAG
- the LOC113091908 gene encoding protein transport protein Sec24B-like isoform X3 has protein sequence MYPAPSYYSSALPAAYPTVTGHSASPAGKTPVSSTGYSGNYYQNSSGPSPCPAPPRTHQYSTSDAPGQSFQQTAPYAMPAGYYRQTCSRPSQGQTQPQAQQLQPGLVPASSGNNLCAPLYPIVSYPSAPGSGQYGTLRSSQTAAEQLPVSTVMPPPPTQSSLQQYSQGIGTTPTPAHLGYGAPPRSQTATVNGQSNAVQQHHDQNLHNPMGHHYAAAPPHSQGPDKERPPSGTPGTSVHSSPRHHPGLLYGDRGVNNAVSSAAGDHSSSSSDHEEEDEEDEEAGGDSSSTTTGSASPVPNSYESLEGGGYSDLAGPPTSVPSKQAPPFGYNYPTMHPAYQQNPAPRSDSSLSQGGYNPPGYQPYSQPFPSLSELSSALGGLSGVPELEVETLRPVNLLQERNILPPKRAPPPEPNLSNDLRKVNCSPDTFRCTLTNIPQTQALLNKARLPLGLLLHPFRDLTQLPVITSNTIVRCRSCRTYINPFVSFLDQRRWKCNLCYRVNDVPDEFMYNPVTRSYGEPHKRPEVQNSTVEFIASSDYMLRPPQPAVYLFVLDVSHNAVESGYLNVFCQSFLDNLEKLPGDTRTRIGFVTFDSTVHFYNLQEGLSQPQMLVVSDIDDVFIPTHDNLLVNLKESKELVKDLLNALPGMFMHTRETQSALGPALQAAYKLMCPTGGRVSVFQTQLPTLGAGLLQSREDPNLRSSTKNVQHLGPATDFYKKLALDCSGQQIGVDLFLLSSQYSDLASLACVSKYSAGSVFYYPSFHHVHNPALSQKFQKDLQRYLTRKIGFEAVMRIRCTKGLSIHTFHGNFFVRSTDLLSLANVNPDSGFAVQMSIEESLADTSLACFQAALLYTSSKGKRRIRVHTLCLPVVSQLSEVFAGADIQAITCLLANMAIDRSISSSLSDARDALVNAVVDCLTSYRANGSNIQPSGLIAPAALRLFPLYVLALLKQKALRTGTSTRLDERVFSMCELKSQPLQQIMSMVHPDLYRIDNMTEQAALHLNDSVIPQPPLLQLTAEKLTREGAFLMDCGSVMYLWVGKCCDETFIRDVLGYPNYSSLPSNMTEIPELQTIYSERTRAFISWLLESRTFPPAFHVVKDDGSTKTSFFQHLVEDRTESTFSYYEFLLHIQQQMSK, from the exons ATGTATCCAGCTCCCAGCTACTATAGTTCTGCTCTGCCCGCAGCTTACCCCACCGTGACGGGACACAGTGCTTCTCCTGCTGGCAAAACCCCAGTTTCAAGCACAGGGTATAGTGGGAACTACTACCAGAACAGCTCAGGGCCGTCACCATGTCCAGCACCACCAAGAACGCATCAGTACTCCACCTCAGATGCTCCGGGACAGTCATTCCAGCAGACTGCACCGTACGCTATGCCAGCCGGATATTACAGACAGACATGTAGTCGCCCCTCACAGGGGCAAACTCAGCCCCAAGCTCAGCAGCTGCAGCCAGGCTTAGTGCCAGCATCCAGTGGCAACAACCTCTGTGCCCCGCTGTACCCCATCGTTTCTTACCCATCAGCCCCTGGGAGCGGCCAGTACGGCACACTGAGATCCTCCCAAACCGCCGCTGAGCAGCTGCCTGTTTCTACAGTAATGCCACCACCACCGACCCAGAGTTCTTTGCAACAGTATTCTCAAGGGATCGGGACCACGCCCACACCAGCTCACCTGGGCTACGGAGCCCCGCCTCGCAGTCAAACAGCCACTGTCAACGGCCAATCAAATGCAG TTCAACAACACCATGATCAAAACCTCCACAACCCCATGGGCCATCATTACGCCGCAGCCCCTCCACACTCACAGGGCCCTGATAAAGAGAGACCACCCTCAGGAACGCCAGGCACCTCTGTGCATTCCTCACCACGACACCATCCAG GGCTGCTGTACGGTGACCGTGGGGTGAATAACGCTGTTAGCTCGGCCGCGGGCGACCACTCCTCATCCAGTTCTGAccatgaggaagaggatgaggaggatgaggaagcaG GTGGAGACAGCTCGTCTACAACAACAGGCAGCGCCTCTCCGGTTCCCAACAGTTATGAGTCTCTAGAAGGCGGTGGTTATTCGG ATCTTGCAGGTCCTCCAACTAGTGTTCCTTCCAAACAAGCTCCACCATTCGGATACAATTATCCAACCATGCATCCTGCTTACCAACAAAACCCCGCCCCCAGGTCAGACTCCTCCCTCTCTCAAGGAGGATACAACCCACCAGGATACCAGCCGTACTCGCAG cCCTTCCCATCTCTGTCTGAGCTGTCCTCAGCGTTAGGAGGCCTGAGCGGCGTTCCTGAACTGGAGGTTGAAACCTTGAGACCCGTGAATCTACTCCAGGAGAGAAACATCCTTCCTCCCAAACGTGCACCTCCACCGGAGCCCAACCTGAGTAATGACCTGCGCAAGGTCAACTGCAGCCCCGA CACTTTTCGCTGTACACTCACTAACATTCCCCAGACTCAAGCGCTGTTGAATAAAGCTCGTCTGCCTCTTGGATTACTGCTGCATCCTTTCAGAGATTTAACG CAGTTACCAGTCATCACCTCGAACACTATAGTTCGTTGTCGATCATGTCGGACGTATATAAACCCTTTTGTTTCGTTTCTGGATCAGCGCAGGTGGAAGTGTAATCTGTGTTACCGAGTCAATGATG TCCCTGATGAGTTCATGTATAATCCTGTAACTCGTTCATACGGTGAGCCTCACAAGAGACCGGAGGTCCAGAATTCAACTGTGGAGTTCATCGCCTCCTCTGATTACATG CTTCGGCCTCCTCAGCCTGCTGTGTACCTGTTCGTGTTGGATGTGTCCCACAATGCTGTGGAGTCGGGCTACTTGAATGTGTTTTGCCAGTCATTTCTGGACAACCTAGAAAA GTTGCCCGGAGATACTCGTACACGTATCGGGTTTGTGACGTTTGACAGCACCGTCCACTTCTATAACCTGCAGGAGGGTCTTTCTCAGCCTCAGATGCTGGTGGTGTCTGATATCGATG ATGTCTTCATCCCAACACACGACAATCTGCTGGTGAATCTCAAAGAGAGTAAAGAG CTGGTGAAGGACCTGCTGAATGCGCTGCCGGGGATGTTCATGCACACGCGTGAGACTCAGAGCGCTCTGGGTCCGGCTCTACAGGCGGCGTATAAACTCATGTGCCCGACAGGAGGCCGGGTGTCCGTGTTTCAGACCCAGCTGCCCACCCTCGGCGCTGGACTCCTGCAGTCACGGGAAGACCCCAACCTCAGATCTAGCACCAAG AATGTCCAGCACTTGGGTCCTGCTACAGACTTCTACAAGAAACTGGCTCTGGACTGTTCAGGACAGCAGATCGGAGTGGATCTGTTCTTACTGAGCTCCCAGTACTCAGACCTGGCTTCTTTAG CATGTGTGTCCAAATACTCAGCCGGCAGTGTCTTTTACTACCCGTCCTTCCATCATGTTCACAATCCCGCGCTGAGCCAGAAATTCCAGAAAGATCTGCAGCGATACCTCACCAGAAAGATCGGATTTGAAGCCGTCATGAGGATCAGATGCACCAAAG GCTTGTCCATCCACACTTTCCATGGCAACTTCTTTGTGCGCTCTACTGATCTGCTCTCTTTGGCCAACGTGAACCCGGACTCTGGTTTCGCTGTGCAGATGTCCATCGAGGAGAGTTTAGCTGATACGTCACTTGCTTGTTTTCAGGCGGCTCTTCTTTACACGTCAAGCAAAG GTAAACGTCGAATCCGAGTGCACACTCTGTGTCTGCCGGTGGTCAGTCAGTTGAGTGAAGTGTTTGCTGGAGCCGATATCCAGGCCATCACATGCCTGCTGGCAAACATGG CTATCGATCGCTCCATCTCCTCCAGTCTGTCTGACGCCAGAGATGCATTAGTTAATGCTGTGGTGGATTGTTTAACGTCGTATCGCGCTAACGGCTCAAACATCCAGCCCTCCGGCCTGATCGCCCCTGCCGCCCTGCGTCTCTTCCCTCTATATGTACTCGCTCTGCTCAAACAG AAGGCTCTGCGGACCGGCACCAGCACCCGTCTGGATGAGCGAGTGTTTTCCATGTGCGAGTTGAAGAGTCAGCCGCTGCAGCAGATCATGAGCATGGTTCATCCAGACCTGTACCGCATCGACAACATGACCGAACAG GCGGCGCTGCACCTGAATGACTCTGTGATTCCTCAGCCTCCCTTACTGCAGCTCACTGCAGAGAAACTCACTAGAGAGGGAGCCTTCCTCATGGACTGTGGCAGC GTGATGTATTTGTGGGTGGGGAAGTGCTGTGACGAGACATTCATACGGGACGTGTTGGGCTACCCCAATTATTCATCCTTACCCTCCAAcatg ACTGAGATCCCTGAGCTGCAGACGATTTATTCAGAGCGAACCCGAGCGTTCATTTCTTGGCTACTGGAGTCTAGAACCTTCCCTCCTGCTTTTCATGTGGTCAA GGACGATGGCTCGACCAAGACCAGTTTTTTCCAGCACCTCGTGGAGGACCGCACTGAATCTACCTTCTCTTATTATGAGTTCTTGCTTCACATTCAGCAGCAGATGTCGAAGTAG